Proteins found in one Labrenzia sp. VG12 genomic segment:
- a CDS encoding YeeE/YedE family protein encodes MSTTVQRSQVIVAGVASLLLAFVALGAYGEAGGRQAIAVLIGGLAGLSLYHASFGFTAAWRRIVTEKRGGGLRAQFVLILLTSAVSFPLIAWGSTLGWPTGGFVFPFGIAAALGAFMFGAGMQLGGGCGSGTLFTAGGGSTRMMITLAAFVLGSVLATAHLHLWGRLPKLPAVSLIREFGPHGAFLLTALVLGGLALLTVGIERKAHGDIAAARPTQSLLKGPWSPMLGAIMLAVVGIATFIVVGRPWGITSAFALWGGKIFHAIGIPVDTWPYWTWQRSALENSVLRDTTSVMDFGVILGAMAAAALAGRFAPVWKLSRRDVLTAIAGGLLMGYGARLAYGCNIGAYLGGLVSGSLHGWLWLAFGFLGSLAGTRLRLRLGMG; translated from the coding sequence ATGTCAACGACAGTGCAAAGATCTCAGGTAATTGTTGCCGGTGTCGCGTCCTTGCTTTTGGCGTTTGTTGCGCTGGGAGCCTATGGCGAAGCTGGTGGACGGCAGGCCATTGCCGTGCTGATCGGGGGGCTTGCAGGCCTGTCGCTCTATCATGCCAGCTTCGGTTTCACCGCGGCCTGGCGGCGGATCGTGACGGAAAAGCGTGGTGGCGGCCTGCGGGCGCAGTTTGTGCTTATCCTGCTTACCAGTGCGGTGTCCTTTCCGCTGATTGCCTGGGGCAGCACACTTGGCTGGCCAACGGGCGGATTTGTGTTCCCTTTCGGCATCGCCGCCGCGCTCGGAGCCTTCATGTTTGGCGCGGGCATGCAGCTCGGTGGCGGCTGCGGCTCCGGCACGCTGTTCACGGCCGGTGGCGGTTCCACCCGGATGATGATCACGCTCGCCGCCTTCGTGCTGGGATCGGTTCTGGCCACCGCCCATCTGCATCTTTGGGGCCGTTTGCCAAAACTTCCGGCGGTGTCTCTCATCAGGGAGTTCGGGCCGCATGGTGCCTTTCTGCTGACAGCGCTGGTGCTGGGCGGCCTGGCGCTGCTGACAGTGGGGATCGAACGCAAGGCCCATGGAGACATCGCAGCCGCGCGCCCGACGCAATCGCTCCTGAAAGGGCCGTGGTCACCGATGCTGGGGGCGATCATGCTGGCCGTCGTCGGCATCGCAACCTTTATCGTTGTCGGCCGGCCCTGGGGGATCACCTCGGCTTTTGCGCTCTGGGGCGGCAAGATCTTTCACGCCATCGGCATTCCGGTCGACACCTGGCCCTACTGGACGTGGCAGCGCAGCGCTCTGGAGAATTCGGTCCTGCGGGATACCACCTCCGTGATGGATTTTGGCGTGATCCTCGGTGCCATGGCAGCGGCGGCCCTGGCTGGCCGGTTTGCGCCGGTCTGGAAGCTCAGCCGCCGCGACGTTCTGACGGCAATCGCCGGCGGACTGTTGATGGGCTATGGCGCGCGCCTTGCCTATGGCTGCAACATCGGCGCCTATCTCGGTGGGCTCGTATCCGGCTCCCTGCACGGCTGGCTATGGCTGGCGTTCGGCTTTCTGGGCAGCCTTGCCGGAACGCGCCTGCGATTGCGGCTCGGCATGGGGTGA
- a CDS encoding DUF302 domain-containing protein, producing the protein MRLALVCVVSLFLSLSSSLADSVPDRKGWQVAPTDKTYQALVDDLKTSIKAHEMLLVTQASASAGAKGRGLTIPGNRVIGVYRNDYAVRMLEASVAAGIEAPIRFYVTENSDGTATLSWKTPSFVFAPYFDDGGEALETLAAELDLVFLSIAEGAVAAR; encoded by the coding sequence ATGCGCCTGGCCCTTGTCTGTGTTGTTTCCCTGTTTCTGTCTTTGAGCTCGAGCCTCGCCGACAGCGTTCCGGACCGGAAAGGCTGGCAAGTCGCCCCGACGGACAAGACCTATCAGGCCCTGGTCGATGACCTGAAAACCTCGATCAAGGCGCATGAGATGTTGCTGGTCACCCAGGCAAGTGCCTCTGCCGGTGCAAAGGGACGTGGCCTGACGATCCCGGGCAACCGGGTTATCGGCGTTTATCGCAATGACTATGCGGTGCGCATGCTGGAGGCCTCGGTCGCCGCCGGCATCGAGGCGCCGATCCGGTTCTACGTCACGGAAAACAGCGACGGAACGGCAACACTTTCCTGGAAGACGCCGAGTTTTGTTTTCGCGCCTTATTTCGACGATGGCGGCGAGGCCCTGGAAACACTGGCCGCAGAACTTGACCTTGTATTCCTGTCCATCGCCGAGGGGGCTGTTGCCGCTCGGTAA
- a CDS encoding ExeM/NucH family extracellular endonuclease produces MTWHFRFGFVFGDHRSNLLEGSNWSDFIFGFGGNDEIYGRGGNDTIFAGRGNDWIHGGSGNDYINGGRGFDTAAFDGSIFDYDVSLCRSWFSTTAIVTRFGDDGRPVEVDYLKNVEALHFAEEDYTLYIDGRNNQVLALDDLAATDEDTALTLSFDALLANDTDFDGDTLSITQVDALSSLGAVISVVDGQVIYNPAGSFDALKEGETVTDTFTYTVDDGRGGSTTATVSVTITGTNDAPELQLASSLEYAENGTDAVADAEASDVDSDGVTFSLSGTDAALFTINEDTGEIRFRSAPDYEAPADANGDNAYDLIVTATDTEGATDSQALTVNVTDVLEIPEVDARINEFHYDNAGTDTGEFVEIRTAAGDDVSFLQIVLINGSNGSEYNRVDVSGLTMTTDGTYDYYVWDLPTNGLQNGSPDGIALVNGGAVLEFVSYEGEIETTIDGQTVTSTDVGVAESGSTEAGQSLQRNDDGSWNEAADETRGAANEAPGVELNARINEFHYDNAGTDTGEFIEIRVNAGADVSALDVRLINGNGGAEYNLAAVAGLTMTTDGTYDYYVWDLPANGLQNGAPDGIALVNDGEVVEFLSYEGSITTTIAGVEVTSTDVGVAESSATAAGESLQRNADGSWNEAAAETKGAENSGGTGPLVEARINEIHYDNDGTDTGEFVEIRVNADADVTGVQVQLINGNGGASYNSADLSSLVRTTDGTYDYYVWELPSNGIQNGAPDGVALVNGTEVVEFLSYEGTITATIAGTEVTSTDIGVSESNSTPVGQSLQRNDDGSWNAPADETRGEANDGGGGGEPTARFISEIQGSGSASLLIGNYVLVSAVVTYTTSNGFFLQEEDADADGDALTSEGIFVFTGGEPSVVSGDTVDVAGTVEEFFGMTQLGGSVEVTKTGTTTLPTAAEIQLSRTATNYEQYEGMRISVTSGIENERVTIIENFNFDRFGDITVSAGTQTQATQLYDAQTQADEIADHIEGNMNNRLVITDGTSSQNPDSYGYVANTSAGDDGDGILSAGDDFTAEGPTLRLGAEMNSAIEGVLTYEFGEFKVLVDGTLDIDEATNSGARQDTPDDVGGEIQVASFNVLNYFTTFSGGTGPNGDLNPRGADSQEEFDRQTTKIVEAMIKTGAEVFALQEIENNGFGDASAIAALVDALNAKALAEGTGAVYAYVNPLGGDGFLGTDAIMTGMVYDTTKLTLVHADGLVFNEASAADTFAIADFLNSYVSSGDQVGDFQRNRPTTIATFEDANGEVFTVASSHFKSKGDSNLQDLAEGVQSALDSGSVPAGEVAAVTAALAALIADPNFDQGNGQGFWNQVRADAAGELAAYLDSTYAADLAGQGIIDADYLLMGDFNAYAEEDPVQTVRDDAGYIDLIDQFIGQEDAYSFVFDGQQGTLDQALATSSLATQVTGLTEWHINADEPDLLNYDQDFNDPGFFSVDPFASSDHDPVIIGLDLGSQNDALLA; encoded by the coding sequence ATGACTTGGCATTTCCGCTTCGGGTTCGTTTTTGGCGATCATCGGTCCAATCTCCTTGAGGGCAGCAACTGGTCCGATTTCATTTTCGGCTTCGGCGGCAATGACGAGATCTACGGCAGGGGCGGCAATGACACCATCTTTGCCGGACGTGGCAATGACTGGATCCATGGCGGGTCCGGGAACGACTATATCAATGGCGGCCGGGGCTTCGACACCGCCGCTTTTGACGGCTCGATCTTCGATTATGACGTGTCTCTCTGCCGGAGCTGGTTTTCCACCACAGCCATTGTCACCCGCTTCGGCGATGACGGTCGGCCCGTGGAAGTCGACTATCTGAAGAATGTCGAGGCACTGCATTTCGCCGAAGAAGACTACACGCTCTATATCGACGGGCGGAACAATCAGGTTCTGGCGCTCGACGACCTTGCAGCGACCGATGAAGACACGGCACTGACGCTGTCCTTCGACGCGCTTCTGGCCAATGACACGGATTTCGACGGCGACACGCTGTCGATCACCCAGGTCGACGCCCTGAGCAGTTTGGGGGCGGTCATTTCGGTTGTTGACGGGCAGGTCATCTATAACCCGGCGGGTTCCTTCGATGCCCTGAAAGAAGGTGAAACCGTCACCGACACCTTCACTTACACCGTGGACGACGGCCGCGGTGGCAGCACCACGGCGACGGTCAGTGTGACGATCACCGGCACCAACGATGCTCCGGAGCTCCAGCTCGCGTCCAGCCTTGAATATGCCGAAAACGGCACGGACGCTGTCGCCGATGCCGAGGCCAGCGACGTTGACAGCGATGGCGTGACCTTCTCACTCTCCGGTACGGATGCGGCGCTGTTCACGATCAACGAAGACACCGGCGAAATCCGGTTCCGGTCCGCTCCCGACTACGAAGCGCCTGCGGACGCCAACGGTGACAACGCCTACGATCTGATCGTCACTGCGACAGACACCGAAGGTGCAACCGACAGCCAGGCCCTGACCGTCAACGTGACGGATGTTCTGGAAATTCCGGAGGTCGATGCCCGGATCAATGAGTTCCATTACGACAATGCCGGAACCGACACGGGCGAGTTTGTCGAGATCCGCACGGCAGCGGGAGACGACGTCTCCTTCCTGCAGATCGTCCTGATCAACGGCTCCAACGGCTCCGAATACAACCGCGTCGATGTTTCCGGCCTGACCATGACCACCGACGGCACCTACGACTATTACGTCTGGGATCTGCCGACAAACGGTCTCCAGAACGGATCTCCCGATGGCATCGCGCTGGTCAACGGTGGCGCGGTGCTGGAATTTGTCAGCTATGAAGGCGAGATCGAGACGACGATCGACGGTCAGACCGTGACCTCGACTGATGTTGGCGTTGCCGAAAGCGGCAGCACGGAGGCCGGTCAGTCGCTGCAACGCAACGACGACGGCAGCTGGAACGAGGCGGCCGACGAGACCAGGGGCGCAGCCAACGAAGCACCTGGTGTGGAACTCAATGCCCGGATCAATGAATTCCACTACGACAATGCCGGCACGGATACGGGTGAGTTCATCGAAATCCGTGTCAATGCCGGTGCCGATGTCTCTGCGCTGGATGTGCGGTTGATCAACGGCAACGGCGGTGCCGAATACAATCTTGCAGCGGTCGCCGGCCTGACCATGACCACGGACGGCACCTACGACTATTACGTCTGGGATCTGCCGGCGAATGGCCTGCAGAATGGTGCACCGGACGGCATCGCGCTTGTGAATGATGGCGAAGTGGTCGAGTTCCTCTCCTATGAGGGCAGCATCACCACCACGATTGCCGGTGTTGAAGTGACCTCCACGGATGTCGGTGTTGCCGAGAGCAGTGCAACGGCCGCCGGCGAGTCCCTCCAGCGCAACGCGGACGGCTCCTGGAACGAGGCTGCGGCCGAGACCAAGGGCGCGGAAAACAGCGGTGGGACCGGTCCGCTGGTCGAAGCCCGGATCAACGAAATTCACTATGACAACGACGGCACGGACACTGGCGAATTCGTGGAAATCCGCGTCAACGCAGATGCCGACGTAACCGGCGTGCAGGTGCAGCTGATCAATGGCAATGGCGGGGCCAGCTACAACAGCGCGGACCTGTCGTCGCTGGTGCGAACCACGGACGGCACCTATGACTATTACGTCTGGGAACTGCCTTCCAATGGTATCCAGAACGGGGCTCCGGACGGTGTTGCGCTTGTCAACGGAACCGAAGTCGTTGAATTCCTGAGCTACGAAGGCACGATCACGGCAACGATCGCGGGTACGGAAGTCACCTCCACCGATATCGGTGTTTCCGAAAGCAATTCGACCCCGGTCGGCCAGTCCCTGCAGCGCAATGACGATGGCAGCTGGAATGCGCCGGCCGACGAGACGCGCGGCGAAGCCAATGACGGTGGCGGTGGCGGCGAACCGACCGCCCGCTTCATTTCCGAAATCCAGGGCTCCGGGTCGGCCAGCCTGCTCATCGGCAATTATGTACTGGTCTCAGCCGTTGTCACCTACACCACCAGCAACGGCTTCTTCCTGCAGGAAGAAGACGCGGATGCGGATGGCGATGCGCTGACGTCCGAAGGCATCTTCGTTTTCACAGGCGGAGAACCGTCGGTGGTGTCCGGCGACACGGTCGATGTGGCCGGCACGGTCGAGGAATTCTTCGGCATGACCCAGCTCGGAGGGAGCGTCGAGGTGACCAAGACCGGCACCACGACCTTGCCGACAGCAGCGGAGATCCAGTTGTCCCGGACCGCGACCAATTACGAACAATATGAAGGCATGCGCATTTCGGTCACCTCCGGCATCGAAAACGAGCGGGTGACCATTATCGAAAACTTCAACTTCGACCGCTTTGGCGACATCACCGTCAGCGCCGGGACACAGACCCAGGCAACCCAGCTTTATGATGCCCAGACCCAGGCGGATGAGATCGCCGACCATATCGAAGGCAACATGAACAACCGCCTGGTGATCACCGACGGCACCTCCAGCCAGAATCCAGACAGCTATGGCTATGTGGCGAACACCTCGGCCGGTGACGATGGCGACGGCATCCTCAGCGCCGGAGACGATTTCACGGCGGAAGGCCCGACGCTGCGTCTCGGCGCGGAAATGAACTCGGCGATCGAAGGGGTGCTCACCTATGAATTCGGCGAGTTCAAGGTGCTGGTCGACGGCACGCTCGACATCGACGAGGCGACAAACTCCGGGGCACGGCAGGACACGCCGGACGATGTCGGCGGCGAGATCCAGGTCGCCAGCTTCAACGTGCTGAACTACTTCACCACCTTCTCCGGCGGCACGGGTCCGAATGGCGATCTCAATCCGCGCGGGGCCGACAGCCAGGAAGAATTCGACCGCCAGACCACCAAGATCGTCGAGGCAATGATCAAGACGGGTGCTGAAGTCTTTGCGCTTCAGGAAATCGAGAATAACGGTTTCGGTGATGCCTCTGCCATTGCCGCCCTGGTCGATGCCCTCAATGCCAAGGCCCTTGCAGAGGGAACCGGTGCGGTCTACGCCTATGTCAATCCTCTGGGCGGCGACGGGTTCCTGGGCACCGACGCCATCATGACCGGCATGGTCTATGACACCACCAAACTGACTCTGGTCCATGCGGACGGCCTTGTCTTCAACGAAGCTTCGGCGGCCGACACGTTTGCAATTGCGGACTTCCTCAACAGCTACGTCTCCTCGGGGGATCAGGTGGGGGATTTCCAGCGCAACCGCCCGACCACCATTGCAACGTTCGAAGATGCCAATGGTGAAGTCTTCACGGTCGCCTCCAGTCACTTCAAGTCGAAGGGCGACAGCAACCTGCAGGATCTGGCCGAGGGCGTCCAGTCCGCTCTGGACAGCGGTTCGGTGCCTGCCGGTGAAGTGGCTGCCGTCACCGCGGCCCTGGCGGCGCTGATCGCCGATCCGAACTTTGACCAGGGCAACGGCCAGGGGTTCTGGAACCAGGTTCGGGCCGATGCGGCCGGAGAACTGGCCGCCTATCTGGACAGCACCTACGCGGCAGACCTGGCGGGACAGGGCATCATCGATGCCGATTATCTGCTGATGGGCGACTTCAATGCCTATGCAGAGGAAGACCCGGTTCAGACGGTGCGCGATGACGCGGGCTACATCGACCTGATTGACCAGTTCATCGGCCAGGAGGATGCCTACAGCTTCGTCTTTGACGGCCAGCAGGGCACGCTCGATCAGGCGCTTGCCACGAGCAGCCTGGCGACCCAGGTGACCGGTCTCACCGAATGGCACATCAATGCCGATGAGCCGGATCTGCTGAACTACGACCAGGACTTCAACGATCCGGGTTTCTTTAGCGTTGACCCCTTTGCCTCGTCCGACCACGACCCGGTGATCATCGGTCTCGATCTGGGCAGCCAGAACGACGCCTTGCTCGCGTAA
- a CDS encoding SDR family oxidoreductase, with the protein MFDLSGQVALVTGASRGIGEAAARSLVKYGAKVVLAARSGKDIERIAAEINAAGGSAKAVTCDVSDYDDVVKAVETCIETYGGIDILVNNAGVIEPIARIEESDPEAWGKVIDINVKGVYYGLRAVAPHMLSKGSGTVVNISSGAATGALEGWSQYCASKAAALSLTRCGDKEFGDKGLRIVGLSPGTVATQMQVDIKASGINPVSQLDPAVHIPAEWVGEAICWLCTDAGDAYRGVDCSLRDEDVRKSVGLV; encoded by the coding sequence ATGTTTGATCTGTCAGGACAAGTTGCTCTGGTCACCGGGGCAAGCCGCGGTATCGGTGAAGCCGCCGCCAGGAGCCTTGTCAAATACGGCGCCAAGGTGGTGCTGGCCGCCCGCTCGGGCAAGGACATCGAGCGTATCGCCGCGGAGATCAACGCGGCCGGTGGCAGTGCTAAGGCGGTGACCTGCGATGTCTCCGACTATGATGACGTGGTGAAGGCCGTTGAGACCTGCATCGAGACCTATGGCGGCATCGACATTCTGGTCAACAACGCCGGTGTCATCGAACCGATTGCCCGCATCGAGGAGTCCGACCCGGAGGCCTGGGGCAAGGTCATCGATATCAACGTGAAGGGCGTCTATTACGGCCTGCGCGCGGTTGCACCGCATATGCTCTCCAAGGGATCCGGCACGGTTGTCAATATCAGTTCCGGCGCTGCTACGGGCGCGCTCGAAGGCTGGAGCCAGTATTGCGCCTCCAAGGCCGCGGCCCTGTCATTGACCCGCTGCGGCGACAAGGAATTCGGCGACAAGGGACTGCGCATCGTCGGCCTCAGCCCGGGCACCGTGGCCACCCAGATGCAGGTCGACATCAAGGCGTCTGGCATCAACCCGGTCAGCCAGCTCGACCCGGCCGTTCACATCCCGGCCGAATGGGTCGGCGAAGCGATCTGCTGGTTGTGCACCGATGCGGGCGATGCCTATCGCGGCGTCGACTGCTCGCTGCGGGATGAAGATGTTCGCAAGTCGGTCGGGCTGGTGTAA
- a CDS encoding ion channel: MAAEKSAVKTFLRQMYFGHSVQARIFRYFLIAFDLITIGYFIVSSVLDPARHHHELDYVIAAVLLLDYVARLIAAARPSRYLISFTSFADVVVIASLIAPAFLENFAFLRVVRMLRLMRSYHLLKELRDASAWFRRNEDILQSAVNLMVFIFVVTAIVFVVEDDRNENINNYLDALYFTVTTLTTTGFGDITMTDSVGRLMTVLIMIFGVALFLRLVQTIFRPAKVNYACPDCGLNRHDPDAVHCKHCGRTINIPTEGTWE, from the coding sequence ATGGCGGCGGAAAAATCGGCGGTGAAAACCTTCCTGCGCCAGATGTATTTCGGCCATAGCGTTCAAGCGCGGATCTTTCGCTATTTCCTCATCGCCTTTGACCTGATCACGATCGGCTATTTCATCGTTTCGTCCGTGCTCGACCCGGCGCGCCACCATCATGAGCTGGACTATGTCATCGCCGCGGTGCTGCTGTTGGACTACGTCGCCCGGCTGATCGCGGCGGCGCGCCCGTCCCGTTACCTGATCAGCTTTACCTCCTTTGCCGATGTGGTGGTCATCGCCTCACTGATCGCGCCGGCCTTCCTGGAAAACTTCGCCTTCCTGCGGGTGGTGCGCATGCTGCGGCTGATGCGCTCCTATCATTTGCTGAAGGAACTGCGCGATGCGTCTGCCTGGTTCCGGCGCAACGAGGACATCCTGCAATCGGCCGTCAATCTGATGGTGTTCATCTTCGTGGTCACCGCCATCGTCTTCGTGGTCGAGGATGATCGCAACGAGAACATCAACAATTATCTCGATGCGCTCTATTTCACAGTCACCACCCTGACAACGACCGGCTTTGGCGACATCACCATGACCGACAGTGTCGGCCGGCTGATGACCGTGCTCATCATGATCTTCGGGGTCGCCCTGTTTCTGCGTCTGGTGCAGACGATTTTCCGCCCGGCCAAGGTGAATTATGCCTGCCCCGATTGCGGGCTCAACCGCCATGATCCGGATGCGGTTCACTGCAAACACTGTGGCCGCACCATCAACATCCCCACAGAAGGCACCTGGGAATAG
- a CDS encoding PHB depolymerase family esterase → MKTFLFGALALSLVSSGGLGTGTAFASEGCGEEMPCELENGEYYIHLPETHKAGEPLGAIFYLHGHRGKAVNAIRNKSFQKMADELGVAFVAVQGVNGTWSFPTAPRNLRDETVFFEDVLEDLSGRFGVDRARTLLSGFSSGGFMTWYLACEKADRFGGYAPIAGAFWEPLPQECPSEPPYLFHVHGTADTVVPLEGRWLGGGQWKQGDVFESFDIWRRQNDLADTEPQTFTDGKLSCERWQPATGLLELCLHDGGHSVEAGFIRRAWTKLGEMKGWTQKG, encoded by the coding sequence ATGAAAACATTCCTTTTCGGTGCCCTCGCCCTGTCGCTTGTTTCGTCAGGCGGGCTTGGTACAGGGACGGCCTTCGCGTCCGAAGGATGCGGCGAGGAAATGCCCTGCGAGCTCGAAAACGGCGAGTATTACATTCACTTGCCTGAGACCCACAAAGCCGGCGAACCGCTCGGCGCGATCTTCTATCTGCACGGCCATCGCGGCAAGGCGGTCAACGCGATCCGCAACAAGAGTTTCCAGAAGATGGCCGATGAGCTCGGTGTGGCTTTTGTGGCCGTCCAGGGAGTCAACGGCACCTGGTCGTTTCCGACCGCGCCACGCAACCTGCGCGACGAGACGGTCTTTTTCGAAGACGTGCTTGAGGATCTTTCAGGCAGGTTCGGGGTCGACCGTGCCCGCACGCTTCTGTCCGGCTTTTCCTCCGGCGGCTTCATGACCTGGTATCTGGCCTGCGAAAAGGCGGACCGCTTCGGCGGCTACGCGCCGATTGCCGGTGCCTTCTGGGAACCGCTGCCGCAGGAATGCCCGAGTGAACCGCCCTATCTGTTCCATGTCCACGGCACGGCAGACACAGTCGTTCCGCTGGAAGGCCGCTGGCTGGGCGGTGGCCAGTGGAAACAGGGCGACGTCTTCGAAAGCTTCGACATCTGGCGCCGCCAGAACGATCTGGCCGACACCGAGCCGCAGACCTTCACCGACGGCAAGCTGTCCTGCGAACGCTGGCAACCTGCCACGGGCCTCCTGGAACTCTGTCTTCACGATGGCGGCCACAGTGTCGAAGCCGGTTTCATTCGCCGCGCCTGGACGAAACTTGGTGAAATGAAGGGCTGGACTCAGAAGGGGTGA
- a CDS encoding CaiB/BaiF CoA-transferase family protein, protein MSQSDLATGALSGLVVLDLSRILAGPTCTQILGDLGAEVIKIERPGRGDDTRGWGPPFLKDRQGNETAESAYYLSSNRNKASVAIDLASVEGQKLIADLAAGADILVENFKVGDLKRRGLDYETLKVRNPQLIYCSISGFGQTGPYAHRAGYDFLIQGMGGIMSLTGFADEDGGTETKCGVGIADVMCGMYATVSILAALNHRHKSGEGQHIDISLLDAQVSWLINQGTGYLVSGKVPGRLGNGHPTIVPYETFPASDQSFILAVGNDSQFQKFCAVAGAPELAQDPLFAKNADRVRNRKDLVPKIRRLTIEKSAADWIAELEAAGVPCGPVNDLGQVFDDPQVQARDMRITLPHPLSGSVDLIGSPINLEKTPVAYRNAPPLLGADTQDVLTRHLGLHPETLAELAERGILGFQTPLKEETNA, encoded by the coding sequence GTGTCCCAGTCCGACCTTGCTACCGGCGCCTTGTCCGGCCTCGTAGTCCTTGATTTGTCCCGCATTCTCGCCGGGCCGACCTGCACCCAGATCCTCGGAGATCTCGGCGCCGAAGTGATCAAGATCGAGCGGCCGGGCAGGGGAGACGACACGCGCGGCTGGGGCCCTCCGTTTCTGAAGGACAGGCAAGGCAATGAGACCGCCGAGAGCGCCTATTATCTGTCGTCCAACCGCAACAAGGCGTCCGTCGCCATTGATCTGGCGAGCGTGGAAGGGCAAAAGCTGATCGCGGATCTTGCCGCCGGAGCCGACATCCTGGTGGAGAATTTCAAGGTCGGCGACCTGAAGCGGCGCGGCCTCGACTACGAGACACTGAAGGTCCGCAATCCGCAGCTGATCTACTGCTCGATTTCGGGTTTCGGCCAGACCGGACCTTATGCGCATCGGGCCGGCTATGATTTCCTGATCCAGGGCATGGGCGGGATCATGTCGCTCACCGGATTTGCCGATGAGGATGGTGGCACGGAAACCAAATGCGGTGTCGGCATTGCCGATGTCATGTGCGGTATGTACGCGACGGTCTCGATCCTTGCAGCCCTCAATCACCGTCACAAATCCGGCGAAGGGCAGCATATCGACATCTCGCTGCTGGATGCGCAGGTCTCCTGGCTGATCAACCAGGGTACCGGCTATCTGGTGTCCGGCAAGGTGCCGGGCCGTCTCGGCAATGGTCATCCGACCATCGTGCCTTACGAGACATTCCCGGCAAGCGACCAGTCCTTCATTCTGGCCGTGGGCAATGACAGTCAGTTCCAGAAATTCTGCGCCGTTGCCGGCGCACCGGAGCTGGCGCAGGACCCTCTGTTTGCCAAGAACGCCGACCGGGTACGCAACCGAAAGGATCTGGTGCCGAAGATCCGCCGGCTCACAATCGAAAAGTCCGCTGCCGACTGGATCGCGGAACTGGAAGCGGCCGGGGTGCCCTGCGGCCCGGTCAATGATCTTGGCCAGGTCTTTGACGATCCGCAGGTGCAAGCCCGCGACATGCGCATCACGCTGCCCCACCCATTAAGTGGCAGCGTTGATCTGATCGGCTCGCCCATAAATCTGGAAAAGACGCCGGTGGCCTATCGCAACGCGCCGCCGCTCCTCGGGGCGGATACGCAGGACGTGTTGACGCGTCATCTCGGTTTGCACCCCGAAACCCTCGCAGAGCTTGCCGAGCGCGGCATTCTCGGCTTTCAAACGCCCCTCAAGGAAGAGACAAACGCATGA